One genomic region from Nymphalis io chromosome 18, ilAglIoxx1.1, whole genome shotgun sequence encodes:
- the LOC126775308 gene encoding uncharacterized protein LOC126775308 isoform X7, producing the protein MAPPPEYDKEPKAPDKSVTTVSNDDSKVLYNIIKDQSTNSDNKITTAGANSEGENKHVETLDDGQLRALLDEAITYKCPKDREGKSSLFKELLEEVEQDEQACEAAARGLGAGRGGRRGRGHREHHSSLQDLVAAMAGEAAPRRGRTHAHAHAHTAPPAASVSARALHGGSLPSGVDTSFLLSEEAGGIGCGPTRGGYLATVRCVNPPPLAERRVSAGDANPPEQAQALQAQDDTARRSKPSFPMTYTARATLEIGSGSVCSGRAVTTTTASNQVDSAIPFSCITTPEVVASCNTTSSASQPTTAIDPKPLQLDSSYRAVASLTGDAEAGPAPAAPAPAAPRAAPALQPRSVISSSFNGLPLSRPGYGSASDDYKVPILTVHYRLQKSLDENGNAVQGFSSPLSGSSQLKKPRRKKSSKNETVIKSHQIDGYQGNKDLNEVLRFIESNAEGARGPKLGRVKHKDDSDDKGGKKRSTERRKDKESKMKRATSMEELSRTKLEDLTDKPALRTAKPRGSAAPAKPERRSWGDDARALLYRAPTSADPEPPTLELTEFQTVTKKRKTRRRTDDSERETDAAQRRTRLPSAEARARPSDPASAAPSDRSNDSNDDMDSVHSLPALAPAAPAPPPPPPHASYADIARTRHNIPDLIESCNFYAEGEAEPRLDPGSVPAAGAVTPGGAPAAEAEQYPVLAVRRAREKAPPAAVRAPRKERAETLPAAEPPAPAPDVVADRRPPVILLDSAARPGDMDGVTFGFDINEQLLGGSSRRGARVDLLRDAPEHARAGGALSVPVRACAALSVPVPVRACVALRYVPPDLPPNAAQLLQIVDYVGAAWEDVVRCGGGKVRYFSE; encoded by the exons AATAAACACGTGGAGACCCTTGATGACGGTCAACTACGCGCGCTGCTTGATGAGGCTATCACATACAAGTGCCCCAAAGACCGCGAAGGGAAGAGCAGTCTATTCAAG GAATTGCTCGAGGAGGTGGAACAGGACGAACAAGCGTGCGAGGCAGCGGCAAGAGGGTTGGGTGCGGGGCGCGGGGGACGGCGCGGGCGAGGCCATCGTGAACATCACTCCAGCTTACAG GACCTCGTGGCGGCGATGGCGGGCGAGGCGGCGCCGCGTCGCGGTCGCACacacgcgcacgcgcacgcacacaccgcgccgcccgccgccagCGTGTCCGCGCGCGCGCTGCACGGCGGCAGTCTGCCCTCCGGCGTCGACACCT CGTTCCTGCTGAGCGAGGAAGCGGGCGGCATCGGCTGCGGGCCCACCCGCGGCGGCTACCTAGCCACGGTGCGCTGTGTCAACCCGCCGCCGCTGGCGGAGCGCCGCGTGTCGGCCGGCGACGCCAACCCGCCCGAGCAGGCGCAGGCCTTGCAGGCGCAGGACGATACTGCCAG GAGGAGTAAGCCGTCATTCCCGATGACGTACACGGCGCGCGCGACGCTCGAGATCGGCAGCGGCAGCGTGTGCTCGGGCCGCGCGGTCACCACCACCACCGCCTCCAACCAG GTCGATTCCGCTATACCGTTCAGCTGCATAACAACACCGGAGGTGGTGGCCAGTTGCAACACGACGTCGTCCGCGTCACAGCCGACCACCGCTATCGATCCTAag CCGCTGCAGCTGGACTCGAGTTACCGCGCCGTGGCGAGCCTGACGGGCGACGCCGAGGCCGgccccgcgcccgccgcgcccgcccccGCCGCGCCCCGCGCCGCGCCCGCGTTGCAG CCGCGCAGTGTTATATCGAGCAGCTTCAACGGGCTGCCGTTGTCGCGGCCCGGCTACGGCTCGGCCTCGGACGATTATAAG GTGCCTATACTCACTGTGCACTACCGTTTACAGAAATCTCTTGATGAAAACGGCAATGCGGTACAAGGGTTCAGTTCACCTCTCTCAGGCTCTAGTCAACTTAAGAAACCGAGGAGGAAAAAGTCGTCGAAGAACGAGACGGTGATCAAATCCCACCAGATAGACGGCTACCAGGGCAACAAGGATCTCAACGAGGTGCTCCGCTTCATCGAGTCGAACGCGGAAGGCGCACGCGGGCCCAAGCTCGGCCGCGTCAAACATAAGGACGACTCCGACGATAAAGGGGGCAAGAAGCGCTCCACCGAACGTCGCAAAGACAAGGAGAGCAAGATGAAGAGAGCTACCTCCATGGAAGAGCTCTCACGCACCAAGCTCGAGGACCTCACTGATAAGCCCGCTCTGCGCACAGCCAAACCGCGTGGGTCCGCTGCACCCGCAAAGCCCGAGAGACGCTCCTGGGGAGACGACGCGCGAGCGCTGCTCTACCGCGCGCCGACCTCCGCCGACCCCGAACCCCCGACCCTCGAACTCACCGAGTTCCAGACCGTCACCAAGAAGCGCAAGACTCGGCGCCGCACCGACGACAGCGAGCGCGAGACCGACGCCGCGCAGCGACGCACTCGCCTGCCCTCCGCCGAGGCCCGCGCGCGTCCCTCCGACCCGGCCTCCGCCGCGCCCTCCGACCGGAGCAACGACTCCAACGACGACATGGACTCCGTCCACTCGCTGCCCGCCctcgcgcccgccgcgccggcGCCTCCCCCGCCGCCCCCGCACGCGTCCTACGCCGACATCGCGCGCACGCGGCATAATATACCGGATCTCATCGAGTCTTGCAACTTCTACGCGGAGGGCGAGGCGGAGCCGCGGCTGGACCCGGGCAGCGTGCCGGCCGCGGGCGCGGTGACGCCGGGCGGGGCGCCGGCGGCCGAGGCGGAGCAGTACCCGGTGCTGGCGGTGCGGCGCGCGCGCGAGAAGGCCCCGCCCGCCGCGGTGCGTGCGCCGCGCAAGGAGCGGGCGGAGACGCTGCCCGCGGCCGAGCCCCCGGCCCCGGCGCCGGACGTGGTGGCGGACCGGCGGCCGCCCGTCATCCTGCTCGACTCGGCGGCGCGGCCTGGCGACATGGACGGCGTGACGTTCGGGTTCGACATCAACGAGCAGCTGCTGGGCGGCTcgtcgcggcgcggcgcgcgcgtcGACCTGTTGCGCGACGCGCCGGAGCACGCTCGTGCGGGCGGGGCGCTGTCCGTGCCCGTGCGCGCGTGCGCGGCTCTGTCCGTGCCCGTGCCCGTGCGCGCATGCGTGGCGCTGCGCTACGTGCCGCCCGACTTGCCGCCCAACGCTGCACAATTGCTGCAGATCGTCGATTACGTAGGCGCCG CGTGGGAGGACGTGGTGCGATGTGGCGGAGGCAAAGTGCGCTACTTTAGCGAGTAG
- the LOC126775308 gene encoding uncharacterized protein LOC126775308 isoform X8, producing MAPPPEYDKEPKAPDKSVTTVSNDDSKVLYNIIKDQSTNSDNKITTAGANSEGENKHVETLDDGQLRALLDEAITYKCPKDREGKSSLFKELLEEVEQDEQACEAAARGLGAGRGGRRGRGHREHHSSLQDLVAAMAGEAAPRRGRTHAHAHAHTAPPAASVSARALHGGSLPSGVDTSFLLSEEAGGIGCGPTRGGYLATVRCVNPPPLAERRVSAGDANPPEQAQALQAQDDTARRSKPSFPMTYTARATLEIGSGSVCSGRAVTTTTASNQVDSAIPFSCITTPEVVASCNTTSSASQPTTAIDPKPRSVISSSFNGLPLSRPGYGSASDDYKVPILTVHYRLQKSLDENGNAVQGFSSPLSGSSQLKKPRRKKSSKNETVIKSHQIDGYQGNKDLNEVLRFIESNAEGARGPKLGRVKHKDDSDDKGGKKRSTERRKDKESKMKRATSMEELSRTKLEDLTDKPALRTAKPRGSAAPAKPERRSWGDDARALLYRAPTSADPEPPTLELTEFQTVTKKRKTRRRTDDSERETDAAQRRTRLPSAEARARPSDPASAAPSDRSNDSNDDMDSVHSLPALAPAAPAPPPPPPHASYADIARTRHNIPDLIESCNFYAEGEAEPRLDPGSVPAAGAVTPGGAPAAEAEQYPVLAVRRAREKAPPAAVRAPRKERAETLPAAEPPAPAPDVVADRRPPVILLDSAARPGDMDGVTFGFDINEQLLGGSSRRGARVDLLRDAPEHARAGGALSVPVRACAALSVPVPVRACVALRYVPPDLPPNAAQLLQIVDYVGAAWEDVVRCGGGKVRYFSE from the exons AATAAACACGTGGAGACCCTTGATGACGGTCAACTACGCGCGCTGCTTGATGAGGCTATCACATACAAGTGCCCCAAAGACCGCGAAGGGAAGAGCAGTCTATTCAAG GAATTGCTCGAGGAGGTGGAACAGGACGAACAAGCGTGCGAGGCAGCGGCAAGAGGGTTGGGTGCGGGGCGCGGGGGACGGCGCGGGCGAGGCCATCGTGAACATCACTCCAGCTTACAG GACCTCGTGGCGGCGATGGCGGGCGAGGCGGCGCCGCGTCGCGGTCGCACacacgcgcacgcgcacgcacacaccgcgccgcccgccgccagCGTGTCCGCGCGCGCGCTGCACGGCGGCAGTCTGCCCTCCGGCGTCGACACCT CGTTCCTGCTGAGCGAGGAAGCGGGCGGCATCGGCTGCGGGCCCACCCGCGGCGGCTACCTAGCCACGGTGCGCTGTGTCAACCCGCCGCCGCTGGCGGAGCGCCGCGTGTCGGCCGGCGACGCCAACCCGCCCGAGCAGGCGCAGGCCTTGCAGGCGCAGGACGATACTGCCAG GAGGAGTAAGCCGTCATTCCCGATGACGTACACGGCGCGCGCGACGCTCGAGATCGGCAGCGGCAGCGTGTGCTCGGGCCGCGCGGTCACCACCACCACCGCCTCCAACCAG GTCGATTCCGCTATACCGTTCAGCTGCATAACAACACCGGAGGTGGTGGCCAGTTGCAACACGACGTCGTCCGCGTCACAGCCGACCACCGCTATCGATCCTAag CCGCGCAGTGTTATATCGAGCAGCTTCAACGGGCTGCCGTTGTCGCGGCCCGGCTACGGCTCGGCCTCGGACGATTATAAG GTGCCTATACTCACTGTGCACTACCGTTTACAGAAATCTCTTGATGAAAACGGCAATGCGGTACAAGGGTTCAGTTCACCTCTCTCAGGCTCTAGTCAACTTAAGAAACCGAGGAGGAAAAAGTCGTCGAAGAACGAGACGGTGATCAAATCCCACCAGATAGACGGCTACCAGGGCAACAAGGATCTCAACGAGGTGCTCCGCTTCATCGAGTCGAACGCGGAAGGCGCACGCGGGCCCAAGCTCGGCCGCGTCAAACATAAGGACGACTCCGACGATAAAGGGGGCAAGAAGCGCTCCACCGAACGTCGCAAAGACAAGGAGAGCAAGATGAAGAGAGCTACCTCCATGGAAGAGCTCTCACGCACCAAGCTCGAGGACCTCACTGATAAGCCCGCTCTGCGCACAGCCAAACCGCGTGGGTCCGCTGCACCCGCAAAGCCCGAGAGACGCTCCTGGGGAGACGACGCGCGAGCGCTGCTCTACCGCGCGCCGACCTCCGCCGACCCCGAACCCCCGACCCTCGAACTCACCGAGTTCCAGACCGTCACCAAGAAGCGCAAGACTCGGCGCCGCACCGACGACAGCGAGCGCGAGACCGACGCCGCGCAGCGACGCACTCGCCTGCCCTCCGCCGAGGCCCGCGCGCGTCCCTCCGACCCGGCCTCCGCCGCGCCCTCCGACCGGAGCAACGACTCCAACGACGACATGGACTCCGTCCACTCGCTGCCCGCCctcgcgcccgccgcgccggcGCCTCCCCCGCCGCCCCCGCACGCGTCCTACGCCGACATCGCGCGCACGCGGCATAATATACCGGATCTCATCGAGTCTTGCAACTTCTACGCGGAGGGCGAGGCGGAGCCGCGGCTGGACCCGGGCAGCGTGCCGGCCGCGGGCGCGGTGACGCCGGGCGGGGCGCCGGCGGCCGAGGCGGAGCAGTACCCGGTGCTGGCGGTGCGGCGCGCGCGCGAGAAGGCCCCGCCCGCCGCGGTGCGTGCGCCGCGCAAGGAGCGGGCGGAGACGCTGCCCGCGGCCGAGCCCCCGGCCCCGGCGCCGGACGTGGTGGCGGACCGGCGGCCGCCCGTCATCCTGCTCGACTCGGCGGCGCGGCCTGGCGACATGGACGGCGTGACGTTCGGGTTCGACATCAACGAGCAGCTGCTGGGCGGCTcgtcgcggcgcggcgcgcgcgtcGACCTGTTGCGCGACGCGCCGGAGCACGCTCGTGCGGGCGGGGCGCTGTCCGTGCCCGTGCGCGCGTGCGCGGCTCTGTCCGTGCCCGTGCCCGTGCGCGCATGCGTGGCGCTGCGCTACGTGCCGCCCGACTTGCCGCCCAACGCTGCACAATTGCTGCAGATCGTCGATTACGTAGGCGCCG CGTGGGAGGACGTGGTGCGATGTGGCGGAGGCAAAGTGCGCTACTTTAGCGAGTAG
- the LOC126775308 gene encoding uncharacterized protein LOC126775308 isoform X6 produces MAPPPEYDKEPKAPDKSVTTVSNDDSKVLYNIIKDQSTNSDNKITTAGANSEGENKHVETLDDGQLRALLDEAITYKCPKDREGKSSLFKELLEEVEQDEQACEAAARGLGAGRGGRRGRGHREHHSSLQDLVAAMAGEAAPRRGRTHAHAHAHTAPPAASVSARALHGGSLPSGVDTSFLLSEEAGGIGCGPTRGGYLATVRCVNPPPLAERRVSAGDANPPEQAQALQAQDDTARRSKPSFPMTYTARATLEIGSGSVCSGRAVTTTTASNQVRTPSLSAQRNHDAQTKLTNALRIGTAPKGGGVSASVAGEPRGPGQRPQARSERRDSKMSTTQTANGRGFQGNESLWMNSVNNWYSSLDKYYNLTVAAVASRTEFVTNKQVVANDSNIYLKNETEQGNKQTQQTFLDRANFSSRFNEIDRFNKRNMRNIEDKKKYSFNLYETPNETDIKNGFKNDHKVFSDIDSDNSLRKKYRERVGHNLVAPNTSIINPKNFRNMTIGEPSCSVSVKKSYDTCYEIEEKSPSNKNYTQDFTLNKNYKEINSSDEMQINSKKEFEMQDITSKPTEKTSETINDKELVDNSSAVQSDTFSKFVDQQRKFIKNLEINQTEDRQTDSSNNVVNEKNDTDTISINKSLHIDINPETNCLKPNANTENLSENLVDFQSVSQKDIATQLEKVKDKTTSLDQVLLTDLPKSSYVFLTLPKSFDLAAFNENYKNINITEIECNNDNITNVSDEIKNVKNKNNIKRHKEINENSSNKANLNSDITEKSEYLKKKLSPYKDFEVDSAIPFSCITTPEVVASCNTTSSASQPTTAIDPKKSLDENGNAVQGFSSPLSGSSQLKKPRRKKSSKNETVIKSHQIDGYQGNKDLNEVLRFIESNAEGARGPKLGRVKHKDDSDDKGGKKRSTERRKDKESKMKRATSMEELSRTKLEDLTDKPALRTAKPRGSAAPAKPERRSWGDDARALLYRAPTSADPEPPTLELTEFQTVTKKRKTRRRTDDSERETDAAQRRTRLPSAEARARPSDPASAAPSDRSNDSNDDMDSVHSLPALAPAAPAPPPPPPHASYADIARTRHNIPDLIESCNFYAEGEAEPRLDPGSVPAAGAVTPGGAPAAEAEQYPVLAVRRAREKAPPAAVRAPRKERAETLPAAEPPAPAPDVVADRRPPVILLDSAARPGDMDGVTFGFDINEQLLGGSSRRGARVDLLRDAPEHARAGGALSVPVRACAALSVPVPVRACVALRYVPPDLPPNAAQLLQIVDYVGAAWEDVVRCGGGKVRYFSE; encoded by the exons AATAAACACGTGGAGACCCTTGATGACGGTCAACTACGCGCGCTGCTTGATGAGGCTATCACATACAAGTGCCCCAAAGACCGCGAAGGGAAGAGCAGTCTATTCAAG GAATTGCTCGAGGAGGTGGAACAGGACGAACAAGCGTGCGAGGCAGCGGCAAGAGGGTTGGGTGCGGGGCGCGGGGGACGGCGCGGGCGAGGCCATCGTGAACATCACTCCAGCTTACAG GACCTCGTGGCGGCGATGGCGGGCGAGGCGGCGCCGCGTCGCGGTCGCACacacgcgcacgcgcacgcacacaccgcgccgcccgccgccagCGTGTCCGCGCGCGCGCTGCACGGCGGCAGTCTGCCCTCCGGCGTCGACACCT CGTTCCTGCTGAGCGAGGAAGCGGGCGGCATCGGCTGCGGGCCCACCCGCGGCGGCTACCTAGCCACGGTGCGCTGTGTCAACCCGCCGCCGCTGGCGGAGCGCCGCGTGTCGGCCGGCGACGCCAACCCGCCCGAGCAGGCGCAGGCCTTGCAGGCGCAGGACGATACTGCCAG GAGGAGTAAGCCGTCATTCCCGATGACGTACACGGCGCGCGCGACGCTCGAGATCGGCAGCGGCAGCGTGTGCTCGGGCCGCGCGGTCACCACCACCACCGCCTCCAACCAGGTGCGTACCCCCTCTCTCTCCGCACAACGCAACCACGATGCGCAAACGAAACTGACTAATGCCTTGCGCATTGGCACGGCACCGAAGGGTGGTGGTGTCTCCGCCAGCGTGGCGGGTGAACCGCGTGGCCCCGGCCAGCGGCCGCAGGCTCGGAGCGAGCGACGCGATAGTAAGATGAGTACTACCCAGACGGCGAACGGTCGCGGCTTTCAAGGAAATGAGTCGCTGTGGATGAATAGTGTGAATAATTGGTACAGCAgtctagataaatattataatcttactGTCGCAGCTGTCGCCAGTCGAACCGAATTCgttacaaataaacaagttGTGGCGAACGattcgaatatatatttaaaaaatgaaactgAACAAGGAAATAAACAAACACAACAAACATTTTTAGATAGAGCAAATTTTTCGAGTCGATTTAACGAAATTgatagatttaataaaagaaatatgagaaatatagaagataaaaaaaaatattcattcaacCTGTATGAAACCCCCAATGAGACTGATATAAAAAACGGATTCAAAAACGATCACAAAGTTTTTAGTGATATCGATAGTGATAatagtttaagaaaaaaatatagagaaAGAGTAGGTCATAATTTAGTTGCACCGAACACGTCGATAATAAATCCTAAAAATTTCCGAAACATGACTATAGGCGAACCGTCGTGTTCCGtttctgtaaaaaaatcttACGACACTTGTTACGAAATTGAAGAAAAATCACCAAGTAACAAAAACTATACACAAGATTTTAccttaaacaaaaattacaaagaGATTAATTCTTCTGACGAAAtgcaaataaattcaaaaaaagaatttgAAATGCAAGATATCACCTCAAAACCTACAGAAAAAACCTCAGAAACAATCAACGACAAAGAACTTGTCGATAACAGTTCTGCCGTACAATCAGATACGTTTTCCAAGTTTGTCGATCAGCAAAGAAAGTTTATTAAGAATCTAGAAATCAATCAGACTGAGGATAGACAGACTGACTCAAGTAACAATGTCGTTAATGAAAAGAATGATACAGATACAATATCAATCAACAAATCACTTCATATAGACATAAACCCCGAGAcaaattgtttaaaaccaaaTGCGAATACAGAGAATTTAAGCGAAAATTTAGTCGATTTTCAGTCAGTAAGCCAGAAAGATATTGCAACACAACTAGAAAAGGTAAAAGATAAAACCACGTCATTGGATCAGGTTTTACTAACTGATTTACCAAAAAGTTCTTATGTATTCTTAACACTTCCAAAAAGCTTCGATTTGGCTGCTTTTaacgaaaattataaaaatattaatataaccgAAATTGAATGTAACAATGATAACATTACTAACGTTTCCGATGAaatcaaaaatgtaaaaaataaaaacaatatcaagaGACAcaaagaaattaatgaaaatagctCGAATAAAGCAAATTTAAATAGTGATATTACTGAAAAatctgaatatttaaaaaagaaattgtctCCTTACAAGGATTTTGAG GTCGATTCCGCTATACCGTTCAGCTGCATAACAACACCGGAGGTGGTGGCCAGTTGCAACACGACGTCGTCCGCGTCACAGCCGACCACCGCTATCGATCCTAag AAATCTCTTGATGAAAACGGCAATGCGGTACAAGGGTTCAGTTCACCTCTCTCAGGCTCTAGTCAACTTAAGAAACCGAGGAGGAAAAAGTCGTCGAAGAACGAGACGGTGATCAAATCCCACCAGATAGACGGCTACCAGGGCAACAAGGATCTCAACGAGGTGCTCCGCTTCATCGAGTCGAACGCGGAAGGCGCACGCGGGCCCAAGCTCGGCCGCGTCAAACATAAGGACGACTCCGACGATAAAGGGGGCAAGAAGCGCTCCACCGAACGTCGCAAAGACAAGGAGAGCAAGATGAAGAGAGCTACCTCCATGGAAGAGCTCTCACGCACCAAGCTCGAGGACCTCACTGATAAGCCCGCTCTGCGCACAGCCAAACCGCGTGGGTCCGCTGCACCCGCAAAGCCCGAGAGACGCTCCTGGGGAGACGACGCGCGAGCGCTGCTCTACCGCGCGCCGACCTCCGCCGACCCCGAACCCCCGACCCTCGAACTCACCGAGTTCCAGACCGTCACCAAGAAGCGCAAGACTCGGCGCCGCACCGACGACAGCGAGCGCGAGACCGACGCCGCGCAGCGACGCACTCGCCTGCCCTCCGCCGAGGCCCGCGCGCGTCCCTCCGACCCGGCCTCCGCCGCGCCCTCCGACCGGAGCAACGACTCCAACGACGACATGGACTCCGTCCACTCGCTGCCCGCCctcgcgcccgccgcgccggcGCCTCCCCCGCCGCCCCCGCACGCGTCCTACGCCGACATCGCGCGCACGCGGCATAATATACCGGATCTCATCGAGTCTTGCAACTTCTACGCGGAGGGCGAGGCGGAGCCGCGGCTGGACCCGGGCAGCGTGCCGGCCGCGGGCGCGGTGACGCCGGGCGGGGCGCCGGCGGCCGAGGCGGAGCAGTACCCGGTGCTGGCGGTGCGGCGCGCGCGCGAGAAGGCCCCGCCCGCCGCGGTGCGTGCGCCGCGCAAGGAGCGGGCGGAGACGCTGCCCGCGGCCGAGCCCCCGGCCCCGGCGCCGGACGTGGTGGCGGACCGGCGGCCGCCCGTCATCCTGCTCGACTCGGCGGCGCGGCCTGGCGACATGGACGGCGTGACGTTCGGGTTCGACATCAACGAGCAGCTGCTGGGCGGCTcgtcgcggcgcggcgcgcgcgtcGACCTGTTGCGCGACGCGCCGGAGCACGCTCGTGCGGGCGGGGCGCTGTCCGTGCCCGTGCGCGCGTGCGCGGCTCTGTCCGTGCCCGTGCCCGTGCGCGCATGCGTGGCGCTGCGCTACGTGCCGCCCGACTTGCCGCCCAACGCTGCACAATTGCTGCAGATCGTCGATTACGTAGGCGCCG CGTGGGAGGACGTGGTGCGATGTGGCGGAGGCAAAGTGCGCTACTTTAGCGAGTAG